AATCAAAAGACAGCAGATGTTATGATCCCAATCTGGTAGGTTTCAACAGTATTTTACAGTCACTTTGCCAGATAGATGTGGATTCAAGACGGGTACTCAACAAAAGTCTTTTCCCTTACATCAGCCAGTTTGCCAAAGATCATATGATAGAATATGAACTGTCGGAAGATGATCTTTACACCTTCAATTCCACGTATTATAATCCTGCTGACGGCAAACATTATCCCAATCCAAAGAATGATCTTTATGTTCCTGGTCAGGATGCTGTGAAAGACCGTTACAGAAGTGAAGTAAACGGAATCAGGGATTATGTGGAAACAAAAGACGGAATCATTCCCAATAGTCATTCAGAAAGCAATTCATTCTATGTAGGAACCAGTTATATAGGAAAATCGTTTTATGCAGGAGGAGCCTATCAGAATTCTTACTCTTATTTTGGAGTTCCGGGATATGCAATCCCTAAAATACCCAAACATACTCATGGAAAACCATCGCAAAAAATAGAATATCTTCCGATCAACATCAGAAGTTTATCACATAAAGCCATGTTTGAATCTGGTTACCGATTTACAAATTCTCCGATTTCAAGCATAAAACTGAATTATATGGGAGTATTCTCAAAAAATGCAGAACTTCTTGATCGTTACCGCGCCAATCAGTTTGCTGTAAATCAACACAACGGACGTATGGAAATTACGCAGCAGAAATTAAAATTTCTTACGGGAACCACTGGCCTTGACATTCAATACAGAGAAATGGAAGGAAATGGCGGGCAGAGATATTTACCCAATAATATAAGCCGTGAAATTGGAGTTTTTACCATGCAGCATCTTGATTTTAATAGTATTCAGATAGATCTTGGATATAGAAATGATCATGTACAACGCAGGGCGGAAGCAGATCAAAAATATGTCAGAAGCCGCGGACTTTCCGGGGGAAAACTCAGCGACAGAGACTTTACCCTTCATCAATTCCACAGTTCTGCTCAATGGAATATCTTTAAAAAAGGATATCTGAAAGTACAATACAATCACTCGGAAAGAGCACCGGAAGTGAATGAGCTTTATTCAGGAAACAATCATTTTGCTATTCTGACAGAGGAAAATGGTGATGACAAGCTGGATAAGGAAACGGCAAACACCATTGAAATCGGAACTGGAGTTAACCTGAAGAACCTTCGAATATCTGCCAGTTGGTACAATACTTCTTATAAGAATTATATTTACCTTGCCCATACCGGAATTTCGAGAGAAGTTTTTCTGGTAAAAGAATGGCGCTCCGATGATACAGAAATCAACGGAATTGAAGCTGAAGCCGCCTATAAAGCCGATCTTGGAAAATTAGGAAAGTGGGAGATAGGCGGATATTATGACTTGGTAAGGAATATAAGCGTTGCCGACAGTTCCATAAGAAAATGGAGTGATGGTGATTATATGCCTAATATGCCTACCAGCCGTTTTGGATTCAATCTGGAAGGCACTCTGCAGAACTTTAGCCTGAATCTAAGTTTAGATCATTATTTACAACAAAAATATTTAGGAAAAAATATTAATCCGGAGCTTCCTATGCCTGCATTTTCGTTGCTAAATGCCCGTTTAGCCTATAAAGACAACAGCTTAGGCTTTGGTGAACTGGAATATTATATTATTGGAAATAATCTTCTGAACACCGAGGCTCGACTTCAGAATTCTCAGTTAAAATTTCTAAGTCCGCTGCCCGGAATTAATATTTCAGTCGGTATGAAAATCACTATATAAATCAATTATATTTCTGCAGTTATTATTAATTCATAGCTGCAGATTTTTTATGTTATCTATTCAAAATCAGTTTTAGTACACAACTCATTTTTTGTGATTTCTACCCAATTTATTTACACAAAAATTAATTAAAAATATCAATGGAAATCTCATTAAAAATATGATGTTCAGAAAAGGGAAAAGCATGATGGATCTTACTGAATATCCATTAGGGAACTATTTCTTAAAAGATGATACTGTTTTCACTAAAATAATCAAGCATTAAATCTACGGATTTTGGAGCTTTTTATGAGTGAAATCGAAAAATGTTACCGAAATTGCATCACTCTATAACCAGAAACGAACAAGAATTAAATGACAGAGAAATTTCCGACAATAAACAGTACACTTTCACCTCATAAACTTGGTCAACTTATTCAAGAAAAATATGGGCTAACCGACAAAACAAAATGCAATATATTTCGGCTCGCTATGAACCATTTATACATCGTTCATGATAGTAAAAACAAATACGTTTTTAGAGTGTACACGCATCATTGGCGAACTCTATTAGAAATTGAAGAAGAATTAAGACTTCTCAATCATCTCAAAGAAGCAAACCGACAAATTGCTTTTCCTATAGCTGATCAATCAAACCAATTTATCCAGGAAATTGAAGCTCCGGAAGGGACAAGATTTGGTGTTTTATTTTCATATGCTAAAGGTATAAAGACAGCAAAATTTTCATCCGAAACAAGTTTTCTGATTGGACAAGCATTAGCTAAAATTCATCAATCAACAGAAAATGTCGAACTGATGAGAATGTCCTACAATACTCAAAACCTACTCAAAAATCCTGTTCTAAGAACAAAAGAATTCTATAGTAAAAATACCAGCGAAATTGAATTTTTGGAAAATCTCTCTGATTTTTTAACGCTAAAAATGGAAAATGCAGACAAACAGCATATGAGATATGGAGCAGTTCATCTTGATGTTTGGTTTGACAATTTGCACATTGACGATGAAAAAGAAGTAACCTTTTTTGACTTTGATTTTTGTGGTAACGGTTATTTATGCTTTGATATTTCTTACTTTCTATTTCAGTTATTTACAACCCATCTTAACGAAGAGGAATATGAGGCAAAAGCTGACAGTTTCATAAGAGGCTACGAAACTGTAACTAAAATTAATGATGAAGAAAAAAAGTTTTTACCTTACGCATGTCTGGCCATTATGAACTATTATATAAGTGTTCAGTGTGACAGATTTGAATATTGGACCAATATTTTCCTGAATGAAGATCATTTAAAAAGAATGGTGGGGAATTTAAAACGATGGATTGCTTATCATAAAATTGAGATTAAAAACGAGCTAAATTGAAATAGCAGTACTCGACAAGAGCGACTTAAATAATTCTTATGGTATCCCGTAATTTGTTACAGATTAGAATAATTATATTTGATCAATCCAACCTTAATTGAAAGAAAAAAATTGTCAATACAAAGGTATAAATATAGACACATAACCAATAATATACTTAAATTCAATATGTCAATAACAAAAAGTCAGACAGAAAAAATTGGCTCTATTTTCAATGGAAATAGATTTATTATTCCATCATATCAGCGTAAATATAGTTGGACACATACAGAAATAAAAGCATTATGGCAAGACATTGAAGAAAGTATAAAAGACGAGATGAAACATTTTGTTGGAACACTTTCATTTAAAGAAAATAAATCGAGTGGATTATCAACTGACACAATATATGAAATTATTGATGGGCAACAACGTATAACTACAATATTCATACTACTAAAAGTTCTTATTGACAAAATTTCAGATGAAGATCTTAAAAAAAGTCAATTATTAGCATTCATTGGTAGTAAAAATAGCTTAAAACTTCAACCACTTGGAATTGATGGTGAATTTTTAAATCAACTTCTTTTTGAACCAGAAACAATAGATGCTGAAATAATAAACAGAAGAAGTCAAAGGTTTATGTTTTCAGCAAAGAAATTATTCACTGCATTTTCAAACTCTTTGACAGCTACTGAAATTGAACAACGAATAATTTTTATACGTGATAATATTGAAGTTTTGGTTTTTAATGTTGAGAGCCAAGCACAGGCCGTTAAAATGTTTTCAATTATAAACGACAGAGGTTTGCCATTGCGAATTTTAGATAAAACTAAAAGTATTTTAATGCTTTTTTCAACACTACATTTAAAAGAAGAGCTTAACGACAATATAAATAATAGTTTTGAAAAAATATTTGATGCTTATGATGACCTTTTAGTCAGAAGAGACAAATTAGGAATATTGAGCAGACTTGAAGAAAACACAATTTTTACCCAACATTACTATTCCTCAAAAAAATTATTTTCTTCAACTTGGAACAACAGAGATGGTGCGGACACAATATTTGACAATCTAAAAGTAAGATGCGAAGAACTAAAAGAACGACCAGACGAATTGAAACTTTTTGTTTCAGAATATTTAGAAGATTTTGAAAGGTTTGCTGTTAGTTACTCTAACCTCATAAAAGAAGTCGAGACAAAAGATATTTATCAAAAACCTTTTAGATATTTGGAGTTTACAGCAACATTATATCCCTTGTTGGTAAGACTTTATATGCAAGGTAAACTTAATGAATTATTACCAAATTTGGAAACTATTGAAGTTAGAGTCTACAAATTAAGGGGAACAAACCCTATTGCAGATATGTATTGGTTGAGTTCTCATATTTCTGAACAGAATTTAACTGTTGAAGAAATTAGAGAATATCTGATAGGATTCAGTGAAAAATTTGTAAACAATCACGTTTTTAGGACCTACCTTGATGGAGCTATTTATGCAAATGGTGCAGTAAAATATATACTTTCAGAATATTGCAATGATAATCATGATATTGAAACTTACAAAGACTATCAAGTAGAGCACATATTTAGTAAAGATCCAAATTACGATGCAACTTCATATGGATTTGCAGGAGATTACGATTATGAAAAAAATAGATTAGGAAATCTTTCGCTTTTAGAGAGAGGGTTAAATATTGGATTAGGAAATCTTCCACCAATAAACAAAGTTGATGGTTATTTAAAATCAACAAATACAGAAATAACAAATTTAGCAGGGCAAATACAAAAAGGAAATTTTGATAAAACAAATGTAGATAACCGAAGAAAAGAAATTATAGATTTCTGCATTTTACGTTTTAATTTGGATAATGAAAATAGAAACTAAAAAGACAACGGAAAAGGCAGCAAGATTGTCGAGAGCTTCAATGTTCAACAATTGTAATTTGTAATCCTATTGAGCTTTTTTTGTAAAATAGAGAAAGTCAATAATGGATAAATTAAATCTCAAAAACAATAATATGACGGAAAATTATATTCAATATGCTGACGGTTATCAAAAAGACAATATTGATGAAAAGGATATAATAAAAGCCATATCAGACATTCAATTAATGGATGAAGAGCATGGAGCATTTTGGGTTTCAGTTATAACTGATAATGAAAATATAATTGAAGTAAATAAAGATTTATCACTTTTCGTAATTTTTGAAGGAAAACAAACCAGATATCAGGCTACAGATTGGAACGAAGTCACAGAACTTTATAATTTACTATTGCTTAAAAAATTTGATACAATAACTACCAGAATAAAATAACGAACTCAAACAATTCTCAGTTAAAATTTCTAAGTCCACTTAATATTCAGCCAGTGTAAAAATAACGATATCGACCAAGTTATTATCTTGAAAGAAGACATGTACCTAAACTACATGTCTTCTTATTTTCTGGGGTATTTTATTTCAAATCCTCCACATTGTTCAGTATATAACACTGTTCCCACTGTTTCATCCCGATTTTAGGATAGTAGGCTACAGCTTTTGGTGCTGCCAATAGAATCAAGGTGGCTTTGGGAGTGTGTTCTTTTGTCAATCGGATTAATTCTTTTCCAATCCCTTTCTTTTGATAATTCTCATCAACAGCCAAATCTGAAAGATAAGTACAGAAGGCAAAATCGGTTAACGATCTTGATATTCCAATTAATTTACCATTATCCCGGGCTGTTGCAATAAGATTGGCATGCTGCAGCATCTCTGTTATTCTTTCCGGTTCGTTTACCGGGCGTCTTTCTCCTAATGTAGAGTTTACCAACACCTCGATAAATTCTTCTATTCCAATTTTTTCTTCAATTTGGTACGTAATCATTTTTTATTTTTTTTATTATTATTTTAAAAAATACGATCTGTAGGAGCTTCCTGTCTTTCAGACATCCCATAATCCCTTATTACCGCAGCTACACGCAATCTGTAATCTTCAAATACAGAATTCCTTCCTGCCTGTTGTGCTTTTCTGTGTGTGGTTCTGTTGCGCCATTCTTTTATACTATTCTCATCTTCCCAAAAGGACAGAGAAAGGATTTTTTTTGGATTTACAAGACTTTGAAATCGTTCAATCGAAATAAAACCAGGAATTATTTCCAACTCTGATTTTAGTGAACTTGCTATATCCAGGTATTCATCTTTTTTTCCTTCTTCAGGAAGAACTTCAAATATTACAGCGATCATACTTTTAATTAAAATTTATTTGATTCACAGAACAAACTTACCTGTATTTTGGACTACATTTGTATTCCAGATTAAACATATAGAGTAGTCCAGAATGTTTCCGTTTGAACATATCATCAGTATTGATAAAGAAAAAAAGCTTCCTGTTTACAGACAGATAGCAATCTCTATTATTAATGCGATAAGAAATGGTAATTTAAAAGCTGGAATGCCCCTTCCCGGTACCAGAGAACTTGCAAAAACACTAGGTGTACATCGTAAGACGGTAATCGCAGCCTATGAAGAACTCAATTCCCAGGATTGGATCCTGATTGTTCCCCGAAAACAGGTTAGAGTATCTGAACATATTCCCACTCTAAAGCCTCAAAAGTGGCATGCTCAAAACTCCTCTGTATCCTATGAAAACAGTTTTGATCTTCCGCTTCATATTTCGAAGAAAGATTCGTCACAACGGGAACTGACTGTTCTTCCTGAGGTTTTTATTGATGATGGACATCCTGATATTCGGCTTTCTCCTGTAGACGAGCTGTTGAAAATTTACCGTAGCTATACATCAAGAAGCTTTACCATTAAAAAATCAGTGGTCGGGACAACTCAAGGTACGCTAAAACTAAGAGAAGAGTTATCGAGATACCTATCTGTAACAAGAGGACTGAATATTTCCGCAGATAATCTATTGGTTACCCATGGTGCACAAATGAGCATTTATCTGGCAGCTCAATTGCTTTTACAGCCAGGAGACATTATTATTTCCGGAAAACCAGGATATCCTATTGCGAACAGTGCATTTGAAAAAACAAAAGCGTCTGTGATAGAAGTTCCTGTAGACGAAAATGGGCTGGACATCCATGTTCTAGAAAAAATATGTAAAAAGAAAAAAATAACAGCTGTATATCTCATTCCTCATCATCATTATCCTACAACGGTCACTTTGAGCGTTGAAAGAAGAATGAAACTGTTGGAGCTTTCCAATCAATATTCGTTTGCTATTATTGAGGATGATTACGATTACGATTATCATTACTCCTCTTCACCCTATCTACCTTTAGCAAGTGGAACGCATAAGGGGAACATTATTTATATAGGTTCATTTTCAAAAATATTAGGTTCTTCCCTTCGTATTGGTTTTATGGTAGCGCCTAAAAACTTCATTCAGGAAGCTCTTATTTTACGAAAAGCAATTGATGTAGGAGGGGATGGATATATGCAAAATGCATTAGCAGAATTGATTAGAAGTGGTGATTTAGGAAGGTATCTGAAGAAAGCAAAAAAATGTTACCATCAGCGCAGAGATTACCTGAATATACTTTTGCAGCAACATCTGAGGTCTTATATTTCTTTTACTTTACCAGACGGAGGTCTGGCGGTTTGGATACAGCTAAAATCTCCATACAGCGTTAATACATTGAAAACCCATTCACAATTGCAAATCAAACGAATAGATGAAGAAGAAAATGCTTTTCGATTAGGCTTTGCTTCAATGAATGAGAAAGAACTTGAAGATGCCGTTTTATTGATAAAGAAAATTCTTACCAATATTTATTCAAAATGAATATTTAATTTAAAAACAACAAAATTCGTCAATCCATGGAAAACTTAGGATTATTTTTTTATGATCTCTTAACAAACCAATCATCAAAATAAATTTTATATTCGTAGCATCAATGGCTTTACCGAAGTTACATACATCAGATTGACTCCAATGTGTATATTTGAAAACTAGCAGATATTTTAAAACAGAACATAACCATCTAAAATTCAACAGTTAAATACAGAAAAAAATGAGGAACACTATTTATACCTTATTACTATTATTTTTATTCACAAGCATTAATGCTCAGGAATATTCAAAATTAATAAGTGAAGCAAATAAATTATATGAAACAAAAGATTATAAAATGTCTGCAGATTTATATGATAAAGCGTTTAAAATCGAAAGCGAAAATCCAAGTCACTTATATAATGGCGCATGTTCATCTTCTTTAGCAGGAAATACAAAAAAAGCATTTAAATGGTTGAACTTATCCATAGAAAAAGGTTGGACCAATCTAAAGCACTTAAACTCTGATACTGATTTAGAAAATTTACATTCAAAAAAAGAGTGGGGGAAAACAATTGAAAAGTTAGAAAAAAAATTAGCTTTAATAGAAGCAAATTATGACAAACCATTGCAGGCTGAATTATTGGCAATTCTTGAAGAAGACCAAAAATACAGGGTGCAAATGAATGAAACTCAAAAAAAATTCGGTCCAAATTCTAAAGAAATGAATGATCTTTGGAGAGTAACCAATCAAAAAGACTCAATTAATCTATTAAAAGTAAAAAAAATACTAGATGAAAAAGGTTGGGTTGGCAAAGACAAAGTAGGCGCACAAGCCAATAGTGCATTATTCCTGGTTATTCAGCATTCAGATTTGGAAACGCAGAAAAAATATTTGCCCATGATGAAAGAAGCGGTAGCAAAAGGAAATGCAAGTCCAGGCTCTTTAGCATTGTTAATTGACAGAATAGAAATTCGGGAAGGTAGAAAACAAATATACGGAAGTCAGATAGGAATCATTCAGAGTAATAATACTTTCTATGTTTCACCTTTAATTGATCCTGACAATGTAGATAAAAGAAGAACAGAAGTTGGCTTAGGTCCAATCTCTGATTATCTTAAAAATTGGAATTTAGTTTGGGACGTTGAAAAGTATAAAAAAGAATTACCCGAATTAGAAAAATTAAATAAATAGAAAAAACGTCTGCTCACAGCAGTTTGCAAAAATGGCGGATTAAGGCTTAATTGAAAGATTCCTTAATCCGCCATTTTTGAAATGAAACGGTCTCGTTTTATAAATATATTATTAAGTAATTTTTTTAAATTACTATGTATTAAGCTTAAAAGCCTTTTTGTCTTTCTAAAAAATTTCAGACTTTAATTGATATAACTTGCATTAAAGCTCATAGACATTACTCCACAATTCATATTTGCCCCGCTGGCCGTTCCATTATTAAATGTTCTTTGCATTCTTACATCAACCGCATGATTTCCGGAGGATAAGAATTTTACGGCGCTTATACTGTATTGGGTTTGCGCATCTGGCCCCGGTTCTTGAGTGGTTAAGAATACATTCGTAGGGTTATCATCAATAAAAAGCCTTGCGGTATAGTAGCCAGCACCGGAACCTGCTAAATTACCTACATAGTCTATTCCAAGCATAAAACTTAAAAATAAAGCTTTGCCGCCTGCTGGAATACTGATGGTTTGATTAGATGATGGCACCTTAGTCCACACTAAATCATTTACATTATATACGTTGGAATACGAGCCATTTCCGTTCAGATAAGCTTCCGAAGTGCTTACACTTGCTGTTGTTGGATTAGGAACAGTGATGACATTCCCATTGGCATCTACACCTAATGCCTGTCCATTTCCTGTAGGGGAAGAAGCATTAAAATCGGTAAATTTTAGTCCTGAAACACCATTTGATCCTGACTTAATTTCCAGTTTGGCTCCCGGTGAGGAAGTTCCAATCCCGATTCTATCATTGGAAGCATCCACACTCAGTGTATTGGAATCAAAATTGATAGCGTCAGTTCCTGTTGCGGTAACGGTGAGTTTATTGATTGTCGTTACATTGGATATAGCCGTAGCTTCGGTAAGGGGACCTCCCAGTTTTACATTATTCTCAGATAGGGTAAGCCCGTTGCCAGCAGTATATGCCTTAGATCCCATTTTTTGCCATACACTTCCATCAAAAAAGTAATAGCCTTCTGCATTGATGTTGGTTGTTTTGATTCCTGGAACAGAATCGGCTGATGTGGCATATACAATAGCACCTTTCTGATCCACACCATACTGGTTGTTAGCAGTCCTGATCTGGTCTCCGGTCAGTCTGGGAGTAATAAGTCCCTCCGGTTTGCTTCCGTCTGTGGTGTTAGCCATGATATCAAAGGTAGACTTTGGGTTCTTGTTATTGATTCCAACCTGAGAATACAGGAACGCCGAGAACAATACAGCAAAAGCTGTAGATAAGTTTTTTTTCATTATTTTAATTGTGTTTTTATATTAGTCTTTATGAACTAACGCTACAAAGGTAATTAATTAATTCCAACCGCATAAATATGTGTAAGTAAAATGCTGAATTTAAAGTAAAAACGATATAGATATTAATAATTTAACCTCAAAAAATACTTAATTTTTTATTACTCTTTATAGGGTGATCTTGTAAAAGTAATAGCAAGGTTAATAAGCTATATTAAAATATTAATTTTTAAAAAAAAGATAAATATTATTTATTATTTAACATAATATAAATTATAGGATTTTTATTATCCAACTGAAATAGAGTATTA
This region of Chryseobacterium culicis genomic DNA includes:
- a CDS encoding phosphotransferase, whose translation is MTEKFPTINSTLSPHKLGQLIQEKYGLTDKTKCNIFRLAMNHLYIVHDSKNKYVFRVYTHHWRTLLEIEEELRLLNHLKEANRQIAFPIADQSNQFIQEIEAPEGTRFGVLFSYAKGIKTAKFSSETSFLIGQALAKIHQSTENVELMRMSYNTQNLLKNPVLRTKEFYSKNTSEIEFLENLSDFLTLKMENADKQHMRYGAVHLDVWFDNLHIDDEKEVTFFDFDFCGNGYLCFDISYFLFQLFTTHLNEEEYEAKADSFIRGYETVTKINDEEKKFLPYACLAIMNYYISVQCDRFEYWTNIFLNEDHLKRMVGNLKRWIAYHKIEIKNELN
- a CDS encoding DUF262 domain-containing protein; the encoded protein is MSITKSQTEKIGSIFNGNRFIIPSYQRKYSWTHTEIKALWQDIEESIKDEMKHFVGTLSFKENKSSGLSTDTIYEIIDGQQRITTIFILLKVLIDKISDEDLKKSQLLAFIGSKNSLKLQPLGIDGEFLNQLLFEPETIDAEIINRRSQRFMFSAKKLFTAFSNSLTATEIEQRIIFIRDNIEVLVFNVESQAQAVKMFSIINDRGLPLRILDKTKSILMLFSTLHLKEELNDNINNSFEKIFDAYDDLLVRRDKLGILSRLEENTIFTQHYYSSKKLFSSTWNNRDGADTIFDNLKVRCEELKERPDELKLFVSEYLEDFERFAVSYSNLIKEVETKDIYQKPFRYLEFTATLYPLLVRLYMQGKLNELLPNLETIEVRVYKLRGTNPIADMYWLSSHISEQNLTVEEIREYLIGFSEKFVNNHVFRTYLDGAIYANGAVKYILSEYCNDNHDIETYKDYQVEHIFSKDPNYDATSYGFAGDYDYEKNRLGNLSLLERGLNIGLGNLPPINKVDGYLKSTNTEITNLAGQIQKGNFDKTNVDNRRKEIIDFCILRFNLDNENRN
- a CDS encoding antibiotic biosynthesis monooxygenase family protein — protein: MIAVIFEVLPEEGKKDEYLDIASSLKSELEIIPGFISIERFQSLVNPKKILSLSFWEDENSIKEWRNRTTHRKAQQAGRNSVFEDYRLRVAAVIRDYGMSERQEAPTDRIF
- a CDS encoding TonB-dependent receptor; this translates as MKRTVYFLVGSTLMYSPSILKSQKITPDKKVVKDIESVRVQGKTNYNSANISRKKLDFIQSNTLGETLSKIPGIQNSGYGPNSGAPVIRSLSGNRVKILENGTAVNDLSGISPDFNTDIEMNNVQNITIYKNSASVLYGGKAIGGAIDIETDYIATQLPDKKINFRGLLEGGSNSGQKQAFSAKGTIAKNWVWTVGASNQKQEMVRIPGKSKDSRCYDPNLVGFNSILQSLCQIDVDSRRVLNKSLFPYISQFAKDHMIEYELSEDDLYTFNSTYYNPADGKHYPNPKNDLYVPGQDAVKDRYRSEVNGIRDYVETKDGIIPNSHSESNSFYVGTSYIGKSFYAGGAYQNSYSYFGVPGYAIPKIPKHTHGKPSQKIEYLPINIRSLSHKAMFESGYRFTNSPISSIKLNYMGVFSKNAELLDRYRANQFAVNQHNGRMEITQQKLKFLTGTTGLDIQYREMEGNGGQRYLPNNISREIGVFTMQHLDFNSIQIDLGYRNDHVQRRAEADQKYVRSRGLSGGKLSDRDFTLHQFHSSAQWNIFKKGYLKVQYNHSERAPEVNELYSGNNHFAILTEENGDDKLDKETANTIEIGTGVNLKNLRISASWYNTSYKNYIYLAHTGISREVFLVKEWRSDDTEINGIEAEAAYKADLGKLGKWEIGGYYDLVRNISVADSSIRKWSDGDYMPNMPTSRFGFNLEGTLQNFSLNLSLDHYLQQKYLGKNINPELPMPAFSLLNARLAYKDNSLGFGELEYYIIGNNLLNTEARLQNSQLKFLSPLPGINISVGMKITI
- a CDS encoding PLP-dependent aminotransferase family protein; protein product: MFPFEHIISIDKEKKLPVYRQIAISIINAIRNGNLKAGMPLPGTRELAKTLGVHRKTVIAAYEELNSQDWILIVPRKQVRVSEHIPTLKPQKWHAQNSSVSYENSFDLPLHISKKDSSQRELTVLPEVFIDDGHPDIRLSPVDELLKIYRSYTSRSFTIKKSVVGTTQGTLKLREELSRYLSVTRGLNISADNLLVTHGAQMSIYLAAQLLLQPGDIIISGKPGYPIANSAFEKTKASVIEVPVDENGLDIHVLEKICKKKKITAVYLIPHHHYPTTVTLSVERRMKLLELSNQYSFAIIEDDYDYDYHYSSSPYLPLASGTHKGNIIYIGSFSKILGSSLRIGFMVAPKNFIQEALILRKAIDVGGDGYMQNALAELIRSGDLGRYLKKAKKCYHQRRDYLNILLQQHLRSYISFTLPDGGLAVWIQLKSPYSVNTLKTHSQLQIKRIDEEENAFRLGFASMNEKELEDAVLLIKKILTNIYSK
- a CDS encoding GNAT family N-acetyltransferase — its product is MITYQIEEKIGIEEFIEVLVNSTLGERRPVNEPERITEMLQHANLIATARDNGKLIGISRSLTDFAFCTYLSDLAVDENYQKKGIGKELIRLTKEHTPKATLILLAAPKAVAYYPKIGMKQWEQCYILNNVEDLK
- a CDS encoding DUF6624 domain-containing protein, which encodes MRNTIYTLLLLFLFTSINAQEYSKLISEANKLYETKDYKMSADLYDKAFKIESENPSHLYNGACSSSLAGNTKKAFKWLNLSIEKGWTNLKHLNSDTDLENLHSKKEWGKTIEKLEKKLALIEANYDKPLQAELLAILEEDQKYRVQMNETQKKFGPNSKEMNDLWRVTNQKDSINLLKVKKILDEKGWVGKDKVGAQANSALFLVIQHSDLETQKKYLPMMKEAVAKGNASPGSLALLIDRIEIREGRKQIYGSQIGIIQSNNTFYVSPLIDPDNVDKRRTEVGLGPISDYLKNWNLVWDVEKYKKELPELEKLNK